gattgagtcatgctatggtactctaaaattgcaaacaattgcaggaacgGATCAACTAcgactatagctacaaaacatccttactgtacatctccaaaatatgcatggatctctctgtagcatcaagttttcatgtcaataaaattacagcagacgaggacttagagaaatcactaagtccctgaaatcagaaatattacggggcctactttgcatgcttgtgctagtcaccacatagatcacaaaaatacatggactataccactggaaagatggcatggcataattcaaaacacatgtagagctcatgctcaaaagatacacagaataaatgatacaaaaatgacaaatctccaagttctgataagaaccagagaataacaacaactagccctcttccaacgaagatttgggcatcaagatgacctctaatgaaaatgatgcagtttaacaaaatgaagagcatcacgagacgaacaatttgacatattatacgcacgaatcggagctacatgcacaaagttatcgcatcgggaacaggagcataTACTGAAAAGTTTCTGGGACTTAGAAAAAATAACGGGATCTCGGGGGAAAAAGTCAACGCCTCACCACAGAGAGATCGATCCAGATCTCGATCGGGGCTGGGCCGCCGGTGGGAGGAAGAGGCGCCGGAGGGCGACGGCGAGACAgggccggagggaggaggagcggggcggcggcgccggtcgccggaggaggagaggacggcggggtcggcgggctccgggcggcggggcacgggcgccggcggcggagatggcggggccggccggcggcgggcggcgggggccggggcgcgcggcggcggggcgccggcgacgggcggcggggaggcggagcggcggcgggcgcgcggcgcgcgggtggcggacggcgacgggcctgcgggccggcggcgaggcgagaCGGAGGCGGGCCACGCGGCGCTCGCGggttggccgggcggcgcggcggacgtgtccggcgcgggcggacgcgtgcggcgcggcgcggagggagagggttagggtttcgtctgcaaaTGTATATCGGGATGTCCAcctataaataggtagagggagctaggagactccaaatgaggtgcggttttcgcccacacgatcgtgatcgaacgacctagagcatggaagagagtttggtgggttttgggctggttttggagagggtttttgctggataatcaaatggacattgcggaggcccggttaaccgttggagtaccaaacgacctccgaatggaacgaaacttgaccggtagattccgggtggtatattaaagccacttgacaagcctcggtccactccgagaaagtttgacacacgcacacgaaagaaaactagaggggtgcaccggaggagataggagcgccggattggaaaacggacaacggggaaaatgctcggatgcatgagacgaacacgtatgcgaatgcaatgcacatgatgatatgatatgaaaatgcatgacatgacaaaatacaaaacgaaagacaaaacccaacaacggagggaaaaacatatcacatagccggaaatggcaagagtcggagttacaaatatggcaagttacatgcggggtgttacagcaaCCCCTAGATTATTGTGATGGTAGCCCGGTAAAGCGCATGCTGGAAGCGGGTGGCTTTCCCAATACAAGCATGCAGATCCCTAGACTCCATTTAAACATTGGGAAGTCCTTGACAAGAATTCTACATTAAGCACTTGCCACATTGACATATTTATGAGCAAGCCTAGAGCCCGAATCCGGATGCACGCGTAAGTGCTCGGAGGGTAGAGCATGGGCCCCGAACGAGCCAATATGTCGATCGATAACGTTTAAGATCATTGTCCCCAAGTTCTTCCATATATTAAGACTAGTTCGATCTGCCTTAGATAAACATATTCCAATAAAAAGGTTAAATAACATATATAGGTATCTACGGGCATTCTGAATCAACTAATCTATCTAGAAGTGAGTCAATATGTGTTCAtgagtgattatgctgtaggtgcttcCCCTCTGTCGAGGCTGGTATGTATAAATGGAGTATTGACCTTAACTTTGAGTGTGGGTTCCGGTTTTGAGTGAATGGACTAATTGCATTATTGTTAAGAGTGGGCTGGCCTGCTTCAAACACCAATGTGCTATAGATACAAGTACCCTTCCCTTGGGGATCGATTAACAGATTACTCAGTATCGGATGGGTGAAAGCATTATCCATCACCTTTAAGGTCCTTGTCTTTAAATAAAAGCCATCAATAACCTAGATCGGTCTCAATAGCACTGCAGGGCATTTATCTCCTCTACTATATGGGTCTACCCACGTGGGCATTGTCCACTTGACCAACCATCATGGCTATATAATCTATTTTAACAAAGAAGTAAATAACTCGAGTCTCCCTCTGGGGGTTGTTATGCGACCTATTCTAGACAAGGAGTCCGAGCCAGGAAGAAAACCGGGGAATCCAGATTCCATTAATAGTCTGGATAGCTCAGTTGGTATAGCCTTGAAGATCTTAGTTTTTTCGCAAACTATCAATATTGGAAAGTCGAGGTACTTGAATTCAGGAATTTCATTGACCGGGAACAAGAAGAATTCTCGCAACCGTGTCTGAGCCCTCTTTTCCAATTATTGTACTTCTACAGATTATATAATATATATCGATTCGAAAGATTCTTTTGATCTCCTTCTTTGGCGTCTATACATGCAGCTGATTTCGTTTTGCTGAATCTCAACTGATGTATCTCGTCCGCAGGGATGGATCAAGGGACCACCTTCTATTTGGCACAAGGTCTGTTTTAATAGGACAATCTAGCCTATTTGTCACTTTACACGCCTTTCGAGCCTTCAAGAGGTAGGCAAAACCAGCTCTTTGTTACTCGGAAGCCGTTACGCATCTGTTTTCTCGCTGCAAGCAAAGCATTAGAGATAGATTAGGAATGAAAGTAGGCGATCGATTGAAGCTTAATGGCGGATCGATAGAATGCCTTTCAATATGCGACGTAGGCAAAATAAGAAAGAGATGAACTTCCCTTgctttggccaactagattagtGTGATTTCGCTTCCGCAGTCTTATGCTTTACCGCCATCTTTGAATTATGATTCCCACCATTAAATAACCTATTACTATTTATGCATTAATGAGATTGTCTCAGAAGTGGAATATAACCTCCGCTATAATAGGGATTTATGTTTCCAATTTCTATAGAAGAAGGATCCGACTGGTCAGTTGGACAACGTGCACCCCCAAAAGGTGTATTCGAGTAAGAGGCGTCCCCCCTCCCTAATCGATCAGAAGTGAAGAGATAGGGGTCACGGATTCAATACGCCCGCTAGACCCATTGTTAAAGCAATGCGTAAGGCTTTCGGCTTTCACCGTAGGTTAGGTTCCTCATCTCTCTCTGATGTAGTAGTTCCAGTTGCTCTGGTTGTCTCAATTCATTCGATTGTGATAAGGCAAGAAAGCTAATAGTTGAACAGGTGGTGAAGTCACCAGTACGGTAATGATGCTCGGCATGTGGAAGTTCTCATTTCTCAACGTGCCATTTGGTTCTAACGAATTGAACTACAAACGGGCTTTCCTTTATCCTCCTTGTACGCCAACCTACTAACAAAGCATGATTTCTAGCTGCCTCCTCCGGTGAAAATGAACCAGTAAACATATTACTAGACCTAGGAAAATCAGAACTCGTCGAACAGAAGAACCGAGTACTATAGAATCTGAAACACACATATGCCAGCTATTAAACATACCATTCATATTTCTAAATAACAACATATTACCGCAGTGCTAAGAAAAGGGTTTGAGGGCTCTAAGTGGTACGATAAGCGGAATGAATCAAACGAAGTGCATCATGAGGGTTGGGGATTTTGCATACGCTCTACTATCAATTATAGGTTCACCTATGCCCCAAGAAAGAGGTGCAGAGGTGGAATTCAATAGATTTAAGCAACTTTAGTATGCGGGTAGCGATGCTTTTTGGAATCCAATAGATCTTTGAATCGGAGGAGCGACCAACACAGCTGGTATGGCTTTGTTGAATTAGGATTTGATGACAGGAACGTTGTTGAAATAACTTATTTACACCCCGTAAAATCCTTTATGCCTGATTTCAGTACTAACAATAAATGGCTAAAACATCCTATTTTTGATGGTAAAATATGGAAAATCATATGGGAAACGAATAACGAATAGAAGTAGCCCAGCCTTTTCTTTCAGTCTCGGTCTCTAGATTCCCTTGTTCTTACTGTAGCTAGCACTTGTTATTGCAATCAAGGAGCCAGGAGCCTTCAATCATATTTGAGGTTTGCACTCTTCTCCTTCTTGGGGGTCGGCCTGTAGTAGCAGGCGAGGACGAGGCCGAACAGCGCACCGAGGCCATTGGGGATCTACAGTGCACGAACGAAGACAAGAGCCGGCACGGTTAGAGAGACACTCTCAAGTTATATAAGATTTGGTTGGAACCTGAATATGGAGATATTACTAACCGTGACGTAGAGGTCGAATTTGATGAGAGCGTAGGACATCCAGCAGACGCCGTTGAGGAAGCTCAGCAGCGATAAGAAGAAGGGCATGTACTCGACGCTCTTTGTCTTGATCACTTTACCCTGCATGCAACCGACAATATCACTAACATCTACCAATATAGATCTAAAAAGACATCTATGCACGTGGATCAAGAGCGGGATCGATAGGTACGTATCATGATGGTGAGCGGGGAGGGGTACATTGTCGAGCCGAATATGATGCAGAGGATGCCGTAGAACACCCAGAGCATGCAGTTGAGCAGCGTCGCTACGTACAGGCCCGACTTGAACTCCTCCACGTCCTTGTTCTTGATGATCCGCCAGAACGCCGGCCTGCACATGTACAAGAAAAAAGCAAGCGCCCCCTCATCAGAGTAAATCCCTAATTACAAACCACCTTCCATAGAGAGTAGACTAGACAAGCGGACGAGGGGGATGGCGGTGGCAGCTTACCCAGGGGAGAGGAAGATGCCGAAGGAGATGACATTGCTGATGACGTTGCGGGCTGCGTTCGGGGAAATCATATTGCTTTGCTCGCCACGAGCGGGTGGGGACTTGGGATTGGTTTGGATTGGACGGCGCACGCGGCGaaagggagggagagagagccaaAACAATTGAGATTTGGGAGTCGCTTGAGGTCGAGGGATTAGCTTATATAGATAGACACGGCATGGGCGTGGTGTTTATCCGGTCTCGTGTTAGATCCTTTGATTATGTTAGTTAGCCAACGAGAAGAAGTCACAAGTTTTTTGTTTTACTATGCATCCAGTTCGTTGCTATCTCTATCTTTATCTACATGGATATTAACACGCACTATTCTTGAGAGTCAAGACACCGTTTTGCTTTAAAGAGCAAAATAAATCCCAGATAATTGCTAATGCACCGTTGAGTACACAGATTCTTTTCCTGTTCGTAATGGAGTATAGTAAGGAAAAACGTCTTGACCGAATCAAGGTCAAGATAACTAGTGTGATTCCTACACTGGGAGAATCGTGGATATGTAGGAAATAGAGAAATTCCACCCGCCTAAGTAAAGAACTGTTAGAAATAAAGAGGAAACTAATTAATAATGATAAGTAAGAAACAAGATAAAAGAAACCATATTTGATACCGGAATATTCGATTTGATAACCTGCAACTAATTCCCCCTCTTGGTAATCTTTCACATTCGGCCAAAGAAGAAATTCTAAAAACTAGAAAGCCTATAGGTTGACGCCAATAGTTCCATAAAAAAACCATATTTTGGTTGTGCTTCAACTATATCAACTGTACTTGAATTGTTAGATAATCATAGTCGATAATAACATCACAGCTCCCACCACTATTGCCAAACCGTACATGAAACCTTAGCTTCATACGGCTCCTCTATGATAAGAAAAAGGACTGTTTTGGTATTATCCCCCTGGTTTATCCATTATAGGTGAATCCTGTGAAACATCTCTCTCGAGGCTAGTAACAACACTTGGAAATGAAAAATGAGCTTAGCAGCTGTACCGGGTCAGGACCATAAACACCACGAGCCGGTTAAGCAACAGAAGCTGTGGGCGAAAGCACACTCGTCATTCTCAGACCTGTGGTCGAGGTACGTGCGAATAAGTTCCCGTTCTCTATGTTTCATGGCCTATCAATGAAAGTTGGTATCAGGGTGGCTCGCTTGGCGGGTCATCTCCTTATACACCTAAATCCTCGTTTCACTCCTCTGTAAAGGTCTACCCTTCGAAAGGTAGGTTGAGTTCCCCGTATGTAGCTAGCCACACACTACTCGCAGGTCAAATATTGGCGTAGAAAATAGAGAATGTGCTAGGTAGGAAACCGAAGGAACTCTTACTATACGAGAATTTGCAATTCAATATGACAACCGCTCAAAAGGGATTGGACGATCCCAATGCGTTGCCCTCCTTCGCAATACCGGAACTATCTGACCGAGCTCCATCAACAAAGAAAGCGGAAGGGACCGCAGATACGGATAGACTGGATCCAGAAAGGGATTTTAGCTAGTCCTTGCCTATTGCTGGGCTGGTTGTTTTGTCATGGTCCGATTAGTAGAAGTTGAGTGAGTAAGACGAGGCCCCCGAGGCGTAATGTAGAACTATACTGCTCTTGTTTTTCCTTCTGCCCTGATTAAGAGAACTTTGTCTAGAACCCACTTTAGCTAGCTTTCAAGGATACCATTACAGATGAGTGAAGCGAGTATACCATTTCCGGAGCTCCCGAGGTagcgcggtagtggaagcccttTCTAATTCAAGTAGTTCCAAGCCTATTCTGCTTCACCGCTTACACCAAATTCTATTGGTTCGCCTTGTGGTGCCTTTCGATCAAGGTCTACTTTGGTTGATCCACTTTCTTCTACAGCACGTTATCCGCATCGAAGTTAGCCAGGTTCCTACCGCTTCTTGATATGATGGATTTTGCAATCCCTGGACGCCAGTGCTTTTACAACCAACGGATACTATTTAACATAAATAATAAGTAGAAATGGACA
This genomic window from Aegilops tauschii subsp. strangulata cultivar AL8/78 chromosome 4, Aet v6.0, whole genome shotgun sequence contains:
- the LOC109748867 gene encoding uncharacterized protein → MKHRERELIRTYLDHSDSQISIVLALSPSLSPRAPSNPNQSQVPTRSWRAKQYDFPERSPQRHQQCHLLRHLPLPWAGVLADHQEQGRGGVQVGPVRSDAAQLHALGVLRHPLHHIRLDNGKVIKTKSVEYMPFFLSLLSFLNGVCWMSYALIKFDLYVTIPNGLGALFGLVLACYYRPTPKKEKSANLKYD